In one Neobacillus sp. CF12 genomic region, the following are encoded:
- a CDS encoding GH32 C-terminal domain-containing protein produces MNRLQKANDYIKENKHKTNNRPLFHFSPEIGWINDPNGFSFYKGKYQLFYQYYPYDIVWNDMHWGHATTNDFVNWEYLPVAMANDKAYDANGCFSGSAIEKDGKLYLIYTGHIDPNLGFDKDESQIAERQCVAVSEDGIHFEKSKLNPVIGEKELPEGYLICDFRDPKVLERNGVYYCVLAVRNAKRRGEIIMFQSKDLLEWSFHSSIFQMPFEENTLLECPDLFHLDGKDVLIFSEMPCDPEFDGEVEKKTSYVIGHMDFENGAFTPEAKGLLDYATFYAPQTTDGQNGEKLLIGWMHRWTKAIPPKEYGYNGMMSLPRKLHIKNNTLIQQAYISHDEYFKPIAVHEHVSLNEDLYIESGRTGYLSLSILSKSESFVVELNKEEIKATRVSVNPSSNSVVITSDYGDSEPITIRDCFNHNKENTLEFYVDLHSVEIFVNKGEKVATFTAYEKEKGTSIVLSGKGAQIKAVRYELFSS; encoded by the coding sequence ATGAATCGACTACAAAAAGCAAACGACTATATCAAAGAAAACAAACATAAAACCAATAACCGACCCCTTTTTCACTTTTCACCAGAAATCGGATGGATCAATGACCCAAATGGTTTTTCATTCTACAAAGGGAAATACCAGCTCTTTTATCAGTATTACCCGTATGACATTGTATGGAATGACATGCATTGGGGTCATGCAACAACAAATGATTTTGTCAATTGGGAGTACCTTCCTGTAGCGATGGCCAATGACAAAGCTTATGATGCAAACGGATGTTTTTCTGGAAGTGCGATTGAAAAGGATGGGAAACTCTATCTCATATATACAGGTCATATTGATCCAAACTTAGGGTTCGATAAAGATGAATCACAAATTGCTGAACGTCAGTGTGTTGCAGTTTCAGAGGATGGTATCCATTTCGAGAAATCTAAATTAAATCCCGTGATTGGCGAAAAAGAACTGCCAGAAGGGTATCTCATTTGTGATTTCAGAGACCCTAAAGTGTTAGAGCGTAACGGGGTATACTACTGTGTATTAGCGGTAAGAAACGCGAAACGTCGTGGTGAAATCATCATGTTCCAATCAAAAGATTTACTTGAGTGGAGCTTTCATTCTTCTATTTTTCAAATGCCATTTGAAGAAAATACGTTACTAGAATGTCCAGATCTCTTCCACTTAGACGGAAAAGATGTGCTAATTTTCTCAGAAATGCCATGCGACCCTGAATTTGACGGAGAAGTAGAGAAAAAGACATCTTATGTGATTGGACACATGGATTTTGAAAACGGTGCATTCACTCCTGAGGCAAAGGGCTTACTAGATTATGCAACGTTTTACGCACCACAAACAACAGACGGTCAAAACGGAGAGAAACTTTTAATTGGATGGATGCATCGTTGGACAAAAGCAATACCACCAAAAGAGTATGGCTATAACGGCATGATGAGTTTACCAAGAAAGTTACACATCAAAAACAACACATTGATTCAACAAGCTTATATTAGCCATGACGAGTATTTCAAACCTATTGCTGTTCATGAACATGTTTCATTAAATGAGGACTTGTACATTGAAAGCGGAAGAACAGGATATTTATCTCTATCTATATTATCTAAGAGTGAATCATTTGTTGTTGAATTAAATAAGGAAGAAATAAAAGCAACACGCGTGAGTGTGAATCCATCATCCAATTCTGTTGTGATTACTTCTGATTATGGAGATAGTGAACCAATTACCATACGTGACTGTTTTAACCATAATAAAGAAAACACATTAGAATTTTATGTGGATCTTCATTCAGTTGAAATCTTTGTGAATAAGGGAGAAAAGGTCGCAACATTTACGGCATATGAAAAAGAAAAAGGAACAAGCATTGTCCTTTCAGGAAAAGGAGCCCAAATAAAAGCAGTTCGTTATGAGTTGTTTAGTTCTTAA
- a CDS encoding helix-turn-helix domain-containing protein, producing the protein MYDNMKQTRQLFSYINEWDLHYFGYSFSKEEEACTIIIGPYFDKTPNLYRLSRDYHLSSTQSEDLKLMCDKIYILTAEKASSYGSVLQQFTNIIEQEMTTIVIVSNESTRNDRRREDHFNVDEEAELVKLRYKTEKDFMNAVERGDKKKALQLINSKNMLFSFSERFPNQPLRRLKNVAIILNTLLRTSARNSDVPAIIIHRISEKFAYEIENANQVETLHQLEDRMIEQYCDLVISNSLSKYTTLTRRVIEYIHSFYNKQINKEELAAKLSTHPSHLSRKFKEETKFTLTAYQQMLRINQAKHLLKTENLSVEEIAWTIGYDDPSYFARVFKKETGRTPSEYRDGAVE; encoded by the coding sequence TTGTATGACAATATGAAACAAACAAGACAACTTTTCTCCTATATAAATGAATGGGACTTACACTATTTTGGCTATTCCTTCAGCAAAGAGGAGGAAGCCTGCACCATTATCATCGGTCCATATTTTGATAAGACACCGAATCTATACCGGTTATCAAGGGACTATCATCTCTCGAGTACACAAAGTGAAGATTTAAAGCTGATGTGCGATAAAATCTATATACTAACTGCAGAAAAGGCTAGCAGCTATGGAAGTGTCCTTCAGCAGTTTACAAACATAATCGAGCAGGAAATGACCACGATTGTCATTGTTTCTAATGAAAGTACCCGTAATGATCGTAGGAGGGAAGACCACTTCAACGTGGATGAAGAAGCAGAACTAGTTAAATTGAGGTATAAGACTGAAAAGGATTTTATGAATGCCGTTGAACGTGGGGATAAAAAGAAGGCTCTGCAACTCATTAATTCTAAAAATATGCTGTTTTCTTTTTCAGAGCGTTTTCCAAATCAGCCGTTGCGGAGACTTAAAAATGTTGCCATTATACTAAATACTCTACTGCGGACATCAGCAAGAAACAGTGATGTTCCTGCAATCATAATTCATCGGATCTCGGAGAAATTTGCTTATGAAATTGAAAATGCAAATCAGGTGGAAACTCTGCATCAATTAGAAGATCGCATGATTGAGCAGTATTGCGATTTAGTCATTTCCAACTCATTAAGTAAATACACAACCTTGACCCGCCGAGTGATTGAATACATCCACAGTTTTTATAATAAGCAAATCAATAAAGAAGAATTGGCTGCAAAACTATCTACTCATCCCAGCCATCTCTCTCGAAAATTTAAAGAAGAAACAAAGTTTACCTTAACAGCTTACCAGCAGATGTTACGCATAAACCAAGCTAAACACTTGTTAAAAACAGAGAATCTATCCGTTGAGGAAATTGCCTGGACGATAGGTTATGATGATCCTTCCTACTTTGCGAGAGTTTTTAAAAAGGAAACAGGCAGGACTCCCTCGGAGTATCGAGATGGGGCTGTAGAATAA
- a CDS encoding ring-cleaving dioxygenase encodes MSKRTMGIHHITAIVGHPQENVDFYAGVLGLRLVKQTVNFDDPGTYHLYFGDEGGKPGTIITFFPWAGARQGTIGDGQVGVTSYVVPKGALEFWENRLKKFNVPFTKMERFGEQYLEFDDPHGLHLEIVEREEGEVNHWNFSGVTPEVAIKGFGGATLLSTQPHKTADLLEKVMGLEFVGKEGDFARYRSSADIGNVIDLKLTSIGRGQMGVGTVHHIAWRASDDQDQLEWQKYVAGNGYGVTPVQDRNYFNAIYFREHGEILFEIATDPPGFAHDESQETMGEKLMLPAQYEPHREQIERGLLPFKVRELD; translated from the coding sequence ATGAGCAAGAGAACGATGGGTATTCATCATATTACTGCTATTGTAGGTCATCCACAGGAGAATGTTGATTTTTATGCAGGTGTTTTAGGATTACGGCTAGTGAAACAAACGGTAAACTTTGATGATCCTGGCACATATCACCTTTATTTCGGCGATGAAGGAGGAAAACCTGGAACCATCATCACATTCTTCCCTTGGGCAGGAGCACGTCAAGGAACGATTGGTGACGGTCAAGTAGGTGTAACTTCATATGTTGTTCCTAAAGGTGCCTTAGAATTCTGGGAAAACAGATTAAAAAAGTTTAACGTTCCTTTTACAAAAATGGAACGATTCGGCGAACAATATTTGGAATTCGATGATCCACACGGTCTTCACCTGGAAATTGTTGAAAGGGAAGAAGGAGAAGTAAATCATTGGAACTTTAGCGGAGTAACACCAGAGGTTGCTATCAAAGGATTTGGCGGAGCTACTCTTTTATCCACTCAGCCTCATAAAACAGCAGATTTGTTAGAAAAAGTTATGGGTCTTGAATTTGTAGGTAAAGAAGGAGATTTTGCGCGTTATCGCTCTTCAGCTGATATCGGAAATGTGATTGACTTAAAGTTAACTTCGATAGGACGCGGACAAATGGGTGTGGGAACTGTGCATCATATCGCTTGGCGGGCTAGTGATGATCAGGACCAATTGGAATGGCAAAAGTATGTTGCAGGGAATGGTTATGGAGTCACTCCAGTACAGGACCGAAACTATTTCAATGCGATTTATTTTAGAGAACACGGGGAAATCTTATTTGAAATCGCAACGGATCCTCCAGGCTTTGCCCATGATGAATCACAAGAAACGATGGGAGAGAAATTAATGCTGCCTGCACAATATGAACCACACAGAGAACAAATTGAACGCGGGTTGCTGCCATTTAAAGTTAGAGAATTAGACTGA
- the fsa gene encoding fructose-6-phosphate aldolase, with translation MKFFIDTANLEEIKKAYKIGVLSGVTTNPSLVAKEGVKFEDRIAEILNAVPEVESVSAEVTPNALTAEQMIAEANELIKINGGDKNITIKLPMNLDGLEACRYLTKKGVKTNVTLIFSVNQALLAARAGATYVSPFLGRLDDINEDGVELVAKIAKMFQVQNLDSQIIAASVRHPDHVTRVALAGAHIATIPFKVIEQLSKHPLTDQGLEKFAADWKTV, from the coding sequence ATGAAATTTTTTATTGATACTGCAAACCTAGAGGAAATCAAAAAAGCTTATAAAATTGGCGTGTTATCAGGAGTAACAACAAACCCATCTTTAGTTGCAAAAGAGGGTGTTAAATTCGAAGACCGTATTGCTGAAATCCTTAATGCGGTACCAGAGGTTGAGTCTGTTTCTGCAGAAGTAACGCCTAACGCTTTAACAGCTGAACAAATGATCGCGGAAGCAAACGAATTGATTAAAATTAACGGTGGCGATAAAAATATCACCATTAAACTGCCAATGAATTTAGATGGATTAGAGGCTTGCCGTTATCTAACGAAAAAAGGTGTAAAAACGAACGTTACCCTAATTTTTAGTGTTAACCAAGCATTGCTTGCAGCACGAGCAGGTGCTACGTATGTTTCACCATTCTTAGGTCGTTTGGATGATATCAACGAAGATGGTGTAGAATTAGTCGCAAAAATTGCAAAGATGTTCCAAGTTCAAAACTTGGATTCACAAATCATTGCTGCATCTGTACGTCATCCTGACCATGTTACTCGTGTAGCGTTGGCTGGAGCTCATATCGCAACGATTCCATTCAAGGTGATTGAGCAATTATCTAAACATCCATTAACAGATCAAGGTCTTGAGAAATTTGCTGCTGACTGGAAGACTGTTTAA
- the spxA gene encoding transcriptional regulator SpxA, with protein sequence MVTLYLSPSCTSCRRAKAWLDEHQIPYKERNILSEKLSLEEIKNILRYTEDGTDEIISTKSKAFQKLNIDIDSLSLRELYTIIKENPGLLKKPLILDEKRLQVGFNEEEIRSFLPRKMRIFQFDEVDNFIEEAQ encoded by the coding sequence ATGGTAACTTTATATCTATCACCTAGTTGTACTTCATGCCGAAGAGCAAAGGCGTGGCTTGATGAACATCAAATTCCTTACAAAGAAAGAAATATCCTCTCTGAAAAGCTTTCATTAGAGGAGATAAAGAATATCCTTCGCTACACAGAAGACGGTACGGATGAGATTATCTCGACTAAGTCAAAAGCTTTCCAGAAGCTGAATATAGATATCGACTCTCTTTCACTTCGAGAATTGTATACCATTATTAAAGAAAATCCAGGGCTATTAAAAAAGCCTTTAATCCTTGATGAAAAACGATTACAAGTAGGATTTAATGAAGAAGAGATACGGAGCTTCCTGCCACGTAAAATGCGTATATTCCAATTTGATGAAGTTGATAACTTTATTGAAGAAGCTCAATAA
- a CDS encoding MarR family transcriptional regulator, translating into MERKCTNQPFLLLMQTSKAIQEKIRDEMSKNKLSITEFSVLEVLFYQGKQTIQQIGTRILISSGSMTYVIDKLEQKGIIKRNDCKEDRRVIHITLTPEGMDMMENIMPKYQDMVDSFFEDLTEDDSELMIHFFNKVRKRV; encoded by the coding sequence GTGGAAAGGAAATGTACCAACCAGCCATTTTTGCTGCTAATGCAGACTTCAAAAGCCATTCAGGAAAAAATAAGAGATGAAATGTCTAAAAATAAATTAAGTATTACAGAGTTTTCTGTCTTAGAGGTGCTTTTTTATCAAGGGAAACAAACCATTCAGCAGATTGGTACTAGAATCCTGATCTCCAGCGGATCGATGACGTATGTTATCGATAAGCTTGAACAAAAAGGAATCATAAAACGAAATGACTGCAAAGAAGACAGGCGGGTTATTCATATAACCTTAACGCCTGAAGGAATGGACATGATGGAAAATATCATGCCGAAGTATCAGGACATGGTTGATTCTTTTTTTGAAGATTTAACAGAGGATGACTCAGAGTTAATGATCCACTTTTTTAATAAAGTCCGTAAGAGAGTGTAA
- a CDS encoding carbohydrate ABC transporter permease, which produces MKIVKKTLFYILASLVAFQFLLPLIWMILSSFKIDEVIYKDIDTIFAFVPRLSDLSLDSYVELLGFYNIFKNVGNSLIYASVTVVVGLTINSLAGYALARFKFPFKDWILIFIIALMIVPIEATILPLFLVVNEMELINSIPGYLLPFIINVMNIFLFRQHFLSFPGELIESGKIDGLSEVGCFFRIVMPSSLNMYITVGILTFLASWNDFLWPVMALSNADLMPIQVALNAVFADTYNIFTSHMMAALTIVTIPIVILYIIFQKYIVEGSMQSGIK; this is translated from the coding sequence ATGAAAATTGTAAAGAAAACCTTGTTTTATATCTTGGCCTCTCTTGTGGCATTCCAATTTTTACTTCCTCTTATTTGGATGATTCTTTCTTCATTTAAAATCGATGAAGTGATTTACAAAGATATTGATACAATCTTTGCCTTTGTTCCAAGATTATCGGATCTTTCGTTAGATTCTTATGTGGAGTTATTAGGTTTTTATAACATCTTTAAAAACGTTGGAAATAGTTTGATTTATGCATCCGTTACAGTGGTTGTAGGATTAACCATCAATTCATTGGCAGGATATGCTCTAGCAAGATTTAAATTTCCATTTAAAGATTGGATTTTAATTTTTATTATCGCTCTTATGATTGTACCAATTGAAGCGACCATTCTTCCCTTGTTTTTAGTGGTAAATGAAATGGAATTAATCAACAGTATTCCAGGTTATTTGCTGCCATTTATCATCAATGTGATGAACATTTTCTTATTCAGACAACATTTCTTATCCTTCCCTGGTGAATTGATAGAATCAGGAAAAATCGATGGACTAAGTGAAGTCGGATGTTTCTTCCGAATCGTTATGCCGTCAAGCTTAAATATGTATATTACAGTTGGAATATTAACATTCTTAGCATCGTGGAACGATTTTCTATGGCCGGTTATGGCGTTATCAAACGCAGATTTAATGCCAATTCAAGTTGCCCTTAATGCGGTTTTTGCAGACACGTATAACATTTTCACAAGTCACATGATGGCAGCATTAACAATCGTAACAATTCCAATCGTTATACTTTATATCATTTTCCAAAAATACATTGTGGAAGGTTCCATGCAAAGTGGAATTAAATAA
- a CDS encoding glucose PTS transporter subunit IIA: MSNHKQDHTNLPNEKKETKLAKVLGVISGSFAPIIGVLAGAGLLKAMLSVLTTLGWLPNESGAYIILSAAGDAVFHFLPLFLGISIALKLGANGYVGGVIGAAILTPEIMHLVENDVKSIDFLGLPVLLADYSSTVFPIFIAMFVYAGLDRFLKKVIYKDIQMFINPMISLIILVPLTLLVFGPIGTLLGEGLGSVINFLSDKSGLLAGAVLGASWTFLTIMGLHWTIIPLAIVNLATGPDPIIAMAAAAPFAQIGIGIAVFLKTRDKDLKALAASGILPGALAGTTEAINYGIILRYRKTMVYVIIAAGIGGAINGSLGIVMNDFVLPSVLAIPAFTPILGYLIGIGVAFAIGFLLTYLLGYEGKTSKVNDGFTQNIFGVKPETIKSPLHGKVVPLSAIHDPLFATETVGKGIAIEPEAGKIYSPVDGVITTQFPSGHAVGITSEDGAEVLIYIGLNTVKLKGKYFTPHVKQGDHVKQGDLLIEFEMDRIKAEGYETTTLVVITNTDQYIDVKAITSESIKQNEQLLKLTV; encoded by the coding sequence ATGAGTAATCACAAACAAGACCATACAAATTTACCTAATGAGAAAAAAGAAACGAAATTGGCCAAAGTGTTAGGGGTCATCTCAGGAAGTTTTGCCCCTATAATCGGCGTACTTGCCGGTGCTGGACTTTTAAAAGCAATGTTATCGGTTTTAACCACATTAGGTTGGCTGCCAAACGAAAGCGGCGCCTATATCATTTTATCAGCTGCCGGAGATGCCGTTTTTCACTTCTTGCCATTATTTCTCGGTATATCCATTGCCCTTAAACTGGGTGCCAACGGTTATGTCGGCGGGGTAATTGGTGCAGCCATTCTGACTCCTGAAATTATGCACCTAGTTGAAAACGATGTGAAGTCCATTGACTTCTTAGGCCTTCCAGTTTTATTAGCAGATTATTCTTCCACTGTTTTTCCCATCTTTATTGCCATGTTTGTTTATGCAGGTTTAGATAGATTTTTAAAGAAAGTCATTTATAAAGATATCCAAATGTTTATCAACCCTATGATTTCATTAATCATTCTCGTCCCATTAACGCTGCTGGTGTTTGGTCCTATCGGAACTCTACTGGGAGAAGGTTTAGGTTCCGTGATCAATTTCCTAAGCGACAAAAGCGGTCTTTTAGCAGGGGCAGTATTAGGTGCTTCTTGGACTTTCCTGACTATCATGGGATTGCATTGGACGATAATTCCACTTGCCATCGTAAATCTCGCGACTGGTCCAGATCCTATTATTGCTATGGCCGCCGCAGCACCATTTGCTCAAATTGGAATAGGGATCGCGGTTTTTCTGAAAACCCGTGATAAAGATTTAAAGGCTTTAGCTGCAAGTGGAATCTTACCTGGTGCTTTGGCTGGGACCACCGAGGCAATTAACTATGGAATCATCCTTCGGTATCGAAAAACAATGGTCTATGTAATCATTGCTGCTGGAATTGGCGGCGCAATCAACGGAAGCCTTGGCATTGTTATGAATGATTTTGTCCTTCCAAGTGTGCTTGCCATTCCAGCATTTACACCCATTTTAGGGTATCTAATTGGGATCGGCGTTGCTTTTGCGATAGGATTTCTTTTGACGTACCTCCTTGGATATGAAGGAAAAACCTCAAAAGTGAATGATGGTTTTACTCAAAATATTTTTGGTGTGAAGCCAGAAACCATTAAAAGTCCATTACACGGTAAAGTTGTTCCATTAAGTGCTATCCACGATCCATTATTTGCGACTGAAACCGTAGGTAAAGGGATTGCCATTGAACCGGAAGCAGGTAAGATTTATTCACCTGTTGATGGTGTGATTACAACACAATTTCCTTCAGGACATGCAGTTGGCATAACATCTGAAGATGGAGCCGAAGTATTAATATATATTGGCCTTAATACGGTAAAACTAAAAGGAAAATACTTTACACCTCATGTGAAACAAGGCGACCATGTCAAGCAAGGAGACCTGCTGATTGAATTTGAAATGGACCGAATAAAAGCAGAGGGCTACGAAACAACCACATTGGTGGTTATTACAAACACAGATCAATATATTGATGTTAAAGCCATTACTAGCGAATCAATAAAACAAAATGAACAGTTATTAAAACTAACAGTTTAA